A genome region from Vidua chalybeata isolate OUT-0048 chromosome W unlocalized genomic scaffold, bVidCha1 merged haplotype SUPER_W_unloc_13, whole genome shotgun sequence includes the following:
- the LOC128782868 gene encoding spindlin-Z-like isoform X3 produces MMKKRTSHKKHRNNVGPSKPISQPRRNIVGCRIQHGWREGSGPVTQWKGTVLDQVPVNPSLYLIKYDGFDCVYGLELHKDERVSALEVLPDRVASSRISDAHLADTMIGKAVEHMFETEDGSKDEWRGMVLARAPIMNTWFYITYEKDPVLYMYQLLDDYKEGDLRIMPDSNDSPPAEREPGEVVDSLVGKQVEYAKEDGSKRTGMVIHQVEAKPSVYFIKFDDDFHIYVYDLVKTS; encoded by the exons AAAGCATAGAAACAATGTTGGACCAAGCAAACCTATTTCTCAGCCACGAAGAAACATTGTAGGCTGCAGAATACAGCATGGCTGGAGAGAAGGGAGCGGACCTGTAACACAATGGAAAGGCACAGTTCTTGATCAAGTTCCTGTAAATCCCTCCCTCTATCTTATAAAGTATGATGGATTTGATTGTGTGTATGGACTAGAACTGCATAAAGACGAAAGAGTTTCAGCACTTGAAGTCCTTCCAGACAGAGTTG CTTCATCTCGAATTAGTGATGCCCACCTGGCAGACACAATGATTGGCAAAGCTGTGGAACATATGTTTGAGACAGAGGATGGCTCAAAAGATGAATGGAGGGGGATGGTCTTGGCTCGAGCTCCTATTATGAACACATGGTTTTATATTACCTACGAGAAAGATCCTGTGTTGTATATGTACCAACTCTTAGATGACTATAAAGAAGGTGACCTTCGCATTATGCCCGATTCCA ATGATTCACCTCCTGCAGAACGAGAACCAGGTGAAGTTGTAGACAGCCTGGTAGGCAAACAAGTGGAATATGCCAAAGAAGATGGCTCAAAACGGACTGGCATGGTCATTCATCAAGTTGAAGCCAAACCATCTGTCTATTTCATCAAGTTTGATGATGATTTCCATATTTATGTCTATGATTTGGTGAAGACATCCTAG